In one Coccinella septempunctata chromosome 6, icCocSept1.1, whole genome shotgun sequence genomic region, the following are encoded:
- the LOC123315969 gene encoding uncharacterized protein LOC123315969 encodes MSTINKYNIKFKNKLKSLGPVLCDNWKSLMPMSFITPRLYGLPKVHKDGILIRPVVSFCGSLAYRLSKYLNKLLVSTINFKSEFSVDNSLDLIRRIKDLQIPENTMLASFDVSNLFTSVPVPQTLKIFKNRLIDSPLSDDLTECAYQLTELCLQQNFFNFEGEIFSQQKGLSMGNCLSPLFAELFMSYFEKMLIFIVNNPFKDKILFWFRYVDDILIAWIGSEEELREFHNWLNGLHLNINFTLELESDREINFLDLTIRRQQNKLTFSIYRKPTQTSTKISKTSCHYMGHKMAVFNSNINRLLNIPLSQEAYIEKVNTLKYLAVENGYSPDIIDRLIDKARRRRTTEEPNSRTPGTDDNSNRKFWCIPFYGGISYKIANVVKQVEDTRVAFKSQNTLHQSLIRNKSPIDMLDKPGVYRLECGEPGCNVVYVGRSGRSIRTRTKVHLASANNPNNDK; translated from the coding sequence ATGTCAACGATCAACAAATATAACATAAAGTtcaagaataaacttaaatctCTTGGTCCTGTATTGTGTGACAACTGGAAATCACTGATGCCTATGTCCTTCATTACCCCTAGACTATATGGCCTTCCAAAGGTCCACAAGGACGGCATCCTCATTAGACCAGTGGTATCGTTCTGTGGCAGCTTAGCCTATAGATTATCTAAATACCTCAACAAACTTTTAGTGTCCACAATTAACTTCAAATCAGAGTTCAGTGTTGATAACTCCTTGGATCTGATAAGAAGAATAAAAGACTTACAAATCCCAGAAAACACCATGCTTGCTTCTTTTGATGTGAGCAATCTGTTCACCTCTGTACCAGTCCCACAaaccttaaaaattttcaagaacagACTGATAGATTCTCCACTTTCTGATGACTTGACTGAGTGTGCGTACCAGCTCACAGAATTATGCCTTCAACAAAACTTCTTCAATTTTGAGGGTGAAATCTTTTCTCAACAGAAAGGACTTAGTATGGGAAACTGCCTTTCCCCTCTTTTCGCCGAACTTTTCATGTCCTACTTCGAGAAAATGCTAATTTTTATAGTGAACAATCCTTTCAAAGATAAAATCCTTTTTTGGTTTAGATATGTGGATGACATCCTTATAGCATGGATTGGTAGCGAAGAGGAACTGAGAGAGTTCCACAATTGGTTGAACGGACTCCATTTGAACATAAACTTCACGCTGGAGCTGGAATCGGATCGTGAAATAAACTTCCTGGACCTCACAATCAGGAGACAACAAAACAAGTTGACGTTCAGTATATATAGAAAACCCACGCAAACTTCCACCAAAATTAGTAAAACATCATGTCATTATATGGGTCATAAGATGGCAGTCTTTAACTCTAATATCAATAGGCTACTTAATATTCCTCTAAGCCAGGAAGCTTATATTGAGAAGGTGAACACTTTAAAATATCTGGCGGTAGAGAACGGATATTCCCCGGATATCATTGATCGACTTATTGATAAGGCAAGGAGAAGACGGACCACAGAAGAACCGAACTCAAGAACTCCGGGAACTGATGATAATTCAAATCGGAAATTCTGGTGCATTCCGTTCTACGGGGGTATCTCATATAAAATTGCCAACGTAGTAAAGCAGGTAGAGGACACTAGAGTGGCTTTCAAATCCCAGAATACCCTACACCAATCCCTCATCAGGAACAAGAGCCCAATCGACATGTTGGACAAGCCGGGCGTTTATAGATTGGAATGTGGTGAACCAGGTTGTAATGTCGTTTATGTGGGGAGAAGCGGCAGATCCATCAGAACAAGGACCAAAGTACATCTGGCTAGTGCAAATAACCCAAATAATGACAAATAA